Proteins encoded together in one Lathyrus oleraceus cultivar Zhongwan6 chromosome 5, CAAS_Psat_ZW6_1.0, whole genome shotgun sequence window:
- the LOC127086152 gene encoding uncharacterized protein LOC127086152 has protein sequence MGVDFYNILKVEKNATDDDLKKAYRKLAMKWHPDKNPTNKKEAEANFKQISEAYAILSDPQRRMLYDQLGEQGLKDKPPPGNESSSGFNRSAEDIFTEFFGSSPLNFGSSGAGRSKRFSSDGGGSGPFAGFSGDFNFRTRSERTTYMPKKPSPVETKLLCSMEELYSGSTRKMKISRTVMDPNAYGREIKETEVLSIEVKPGWKKGTKITFPDKGNQQINQLPADLVFVIDEKPHEVFKRDGNDLIVNQRITLAEAIGGTLINIKTLDKRNVRVQVKDIVSPGYELVVSNEGMPITKEPGHRGNLKIIFEVKFPKKLTPGQRTALKRVLGG, from the exons ATGGGTGTGGATTTCTATAATATATTGAAGGTTGAAAAAAATGCTACCGATGATGATTTGAAGAAAGCATATAGAAAATTGGCTATGAAATGGCACCCTGATAAGAACCCTACCAATAAAAAAGAAGCTGAAGCCAATTTCAAACAAATTTCTGAAGCTTATGCG ATATTGAGTGATCCTCAAAGAAGGATGCTATATGATCAGCTTGGAGAACAAGGGTTAAAAGATAAGCCGCCGCCGGGAAATGAGTCGTCGAGTGGTTTTAATCGGTCTGCGGAGGATATCTTTACGGAATTCTTTGGGAGTAGTCCTTTGAATTTTGGATCGTCTGGAGCTGGAAGGTCGAAGAGATTCTCGTCTGATGGTGGAGGAAGTGGCCCGTTTGCTGGATTCAGTGGAGATTTTAATTTTCGAACACGCAGCGAAAGAACAACGTATATGCCAAAGAAACCGTCACCTGTGGAGACCAAACTGCTTTGTAGTATGGAGGAGTTGTATTCTGGTTCTACTAGGAAAATGAAGATCTCAAGGACTGTAATGGATCCCAATGCTTACGG AAGggaaataaaagaaacagagGTATTAAGCATTGAAGTAAAGCCAGGATGGAAGAAAGGGACAAAGATTACATTCCCAGATAAAGGGAATCAGCAAATAAATCAGCTACCAGCAGATCTTGTGtttgtgattgatgagaagcctCATGAAGTGTTCAAGAGAGATGGGAATGACCTTATTGTGAACCAGAGGATAACACTAGCAGAAGCCATTGGAGGAACTTTAATAAATATAAAAACACTCGACAAACGTAACGTACGCGTTCAAGTGAAAGACATTGTGAGTCCTGGTTATGAGCTTGTTGTTTCTAATGAAGGAATGCCAATAACAAAGGAGCCTGGTCACAGGGGTAATTTGAAGATCATATTTGAGGTTAAGTTTCCTAAGAAATTGACACCAGGACAACGTACTGCACTTAAGAGAGTTTTGGGAGGTTGA
- the LOC127086151 gene encoding uncharacterized protein LOC127086151 yields MLMVGMSNNLVSEPVTSRQMAQLEPISNKVDSSGRQMEMGLLHPVASDSMSQQQGTSNGESKSQGLPQPNRQSGRVETQDGNMGVHRLLPQKQSVQMGTVPSNLGARQLLAAPKRKATIELPSGSFITPNKREKPMAHRTWTHQSSSKGSQQMQSPTNASRTQHSAASSKRKTQMDYTSGKPVTPRSSNSKSQSAQMKESSKVQTESSESVRSKMRESLAAALALVSQQDKNLVSNDDKPNDAANSSQCAESTSASADTAPEQRQEICQSVNSSLSVADSVGHVMGEHTSNTSIGDFSEKPKDYEAGFTNVLNNEDMLSSDKQDFLSNYTLTTDDVPFSDSFFVKDDLLQGNGLSWVLPDMDHMMDMDDQRESQTMMEKKLEPEEAGGVCRTVVPLPELLASRIEAELFKLFGGVNKKYKEKGRSLLFNLKDRNNPELRERVMFGKIPPEQLCSMTAEELASKELSEWRIAKAEEFAQMVVLPDSDVDIRRLVRKTHKGEFQVEVEHEDNVPVEEVSGGKTSVVRRQPVKKDAKATSPSKPGVIKSDVSTDNEKSNIQTDNQFSITISSNDGTDPMQGLMTDDDALKDPDFLPPIVSLDEFMESLDSEPPFENPPTESGKAPTSDKDVSGVATKSKSSDLIPSEKGDVSADKSGKLQSTDAEEEKKVNAEAGSILSNTKYSESRSDTKPTDGHSKEISIDGKKSTSNDAELRASQFQAEERDGKDSVLKTTDPIKGECLWEGMLQPNISTTDSVISIFKSGEKTSTKDWPGFLEIKGRVRLDPFEKFLQELPQSRSRAIMVSHFISKGSTPEEQATLREVADSYISDERVGFAEPVHGVELYFCPPHKKTVEMLSKILSKEQIEAVNSIDNGLIGIIVWRKTNITTSISPTTQSHNKHSSKRQNLSRRQHDTNVNANAKSTHNAVPSTGFKTTESEPPDADGDDDDDDVPPGFGPPVGRVEDDLPEYNFSSSSNPSVLVKKPMGPSMAPSHSVVQSHSVGQTPSRPAQQMRELVHKYGQNVTPVSSVNWQDKFRGSIQPWNDDDDDIPEWQPNMNQNQFTPQQTVHNFHPRPHIMNQPFVGLPQQPIMPTQYLQPPANVAHGQRNFVPQWVPSIQGNTNIQPNSAPPYGTPPQGTPWSHHVSRSRGL; encoded by the exons ATGCTAATGGTTGGAATGTCGAATAATTTGGTTTCGGAGCCAGTAACGAGCCGGCAGATGGCTCAGTTGGAGCCTATTTCGAACAAGGTTGATTCGTCGGGGAGACAGATGGAAATGGGGCTTTTGCATCCTGTAGCCAGTGATTCAATGTCACAGCAGCAGGGGACCTCAAATGGTGAATCCAAGTCTCAAGGCTTACCACAACCTAACCGGCAGAGTGGCCGGGTAGAAACCCAGGATGGTAATATGGGAGTGCATCGGCTGCTTCCCCAGAAACAATCCGTGCAAATGGGGACAGTGCCGAGTAATTTGGGGGCACGTCAACTGTTAGCAGCTCCTAAGCGGAAGGCAACAATAGAGCTGCCTTCGGGGAGCTTCATAACACCTAACAAGCGGGAGAAACCAATGGCACACAGAACTTGGACACATCAATCATCAAGCAAAGGTTCTCAACAGATGCAATCACCGACAAATGCTTCTAGGACACAGCATTCGGCAGCATCTAGTAAGAGAAAAACACAAATGGATTACACCTCCGGCAAACCTGTGACGCCTCGGTCCTCAAATTCTAAAAGTCAGAGTGCACAGATGAAAGAATCCTCCAAGGTTCAAACTGAATCATCTGAGAGTGTTAGGTCCAAGATGAGAGAGTCATTAGCTGCTGCTCTGGCATTGGTATCCCAGCAAGATAAAAATCTGGTCTCAAACGATGACAAACCAAACGATGCGGCCAATAGCTCTCAGTGTGCTGAATCCACATCTGCATCTGCTGACACTGCTCCAGAACAAAGGCAGGAAATTTGTCAATCGGTTAATTCCTCTTTATCTGTGGCTGATTCTGTTGGCCATGTGATGGGAGAGCACACGAGTAATACATCTATTGGAGATTTTTCTGAAAAACCTAAGGACTATGAAGCGGGATTCACAAATGTGTTAAACAATGAAGATATGTTGAGTTCCGACAAGCAAGATTTCCTGTCTAACTACACTTTGACTACTGATGATGTTCCTTTCAGTGACAGTTTCTTTGTGAAAGATGACCTTTTACAGGGAAATGGTCTTTCCTGGGTATTACCTGATATGGACCATATGATGGACATGGATGATCAAAGGGAAAGTCAAACTATGATGGAAAAGAAATTGGAACCTGAGGAAGCAGGTGGAGTTTGTAGGACGGTGGTCCCTTTACCTGAACTTTTAGCATCAAGGATAGAAGCAGAGCTCTTCAAACTGTTTGGAGGTGTGAATAAGAAATACAAAGAGAAGGGAAGGTCTCTTTTGTTCAACTTGAAAGATCGCAATAATCCTGAACTCAGAGAAAGGGTTATGTTTGGTAAAATTCCTCCGGAACAGTTATGTTCCATGACTGCAGAGGAACTTGCTTCTAAGGAGCTTTCTGAGTGGCGGATAGCCAAGGCCGAGGAGTTTGCTCAAATGGTGGTTTTACCCGATTCAGATGTTGATATTAGACGCTTAGTCAGGAAGACACATAAAGGTGAATTTCAAGTGGAAGTTGAACACGAAGACAATGTTCCAGTGGAAGAGGTGTCTGGTGGCAAAACTTCTGTTGTTCGAAGGCAACCAGTTAAAAAGGACGCGAAAGCCACTTCTCCTTCTAAACCCGGTGTAATCAAAAGTGATGTAAGCACTGACAATGAAAAGAGCAACATACAAACGGATAATCAATTTTCCATTACCATTTCTTCCAATGACGGGACTGATCCAATGCAAGGACTTATGACAGATGATGATGCATTGAAGGACCCTGACTTTCTTCCCCCAATCGTATCTCTTGATGAATTCATGGAATCCCTTGATTCTGAGCCACCATTTGAAAATCCACCCACAGAGTCTGGAAAGGCACCTACCTCAGACAAGGATGTTTCTGGGGTTGCAACAAAATCAAAATCTTCAGATTTAATTCCAAGTGAGAAAGGTGATGTCAGTGCTGATAAATCTGGTAAGCTTCAAAGCACAGATGCTGAGGAAGAAAAAAAAGTTAATGCTGAAGCAGGGTCTATTTTGTCTAATACAAAATACAGTGAAAGTCGATCTGACACCAAGCCGACTGATGGTCATTCCAAGGAAATATCAATTGATGGCAAAAAATCAACATCCAATGATGCTGAGTTAAGAGCTAGTCAATTTCAAGCAGAAGAGAGAGATGGCAAGGATAGTGTGTTGAAAACTACCGATCCCATTAAGGGTGAATGCCTTTGGGAGGGAATGCTTCAGCCAAACATCTCAACCACCGATTCAGTCATTAGCATCTTCAAAAG CGGCGAGAAAACTTCTACCAAAGACTGGCCTGGGTTTCTCGAGATTAAGGGAAGGGTTCGGCTGGATCCGTTTGAAAAATTTCTACAAGAGCTTCCACAGTCAAGAAGTCGTGCCATCATG GTTTCACATTTTATTTCTAAAGGGTCAACCCCTGAGGAGCAAGCAACTCTCCGCGAG GTGGCTGATTCATATATTTCGGACGAGAGAGTGGGATTTGCAGAACCTGTGCATGGAGTAGAACTTTACTTTTGCCCACCTCATAAGAAAACAGTTGAAATGCTCAGCAAGATACTTTCAAAGGAACAAATTGAGGCAGTTAATTCTATTGATAATGGTCTAATTGGTATTATTGTATGGAGAAAAACTAATATAACTACATCTATATCTCCCACAACGCAATCACACAACAAACATAGCTCTAAAAGGCAAAACTTGAGTAGAAGACAGCATGATACTAATGTGAATGCCAATGCCAAATCTACCCATAATGCAGTACCCTCTACGGGGTTTAAGACCACCGAGAGTGAACCTCCGGATGCAGATGGGGATGATGATGACGATGACGTTCCTCCTGGATTTGGGCCACCAGTAGGCCGAGTAGAGGATGACCTCCCTGAGTATAATTTTTCCAGTAGTTCAAATCCATCCGTCTTGGTTAAAAAACCTATGGGACCAAGTATGGCCCCGTCTCACTCGGTTGTTCAGTCTCACTCGGTTGGTCAAACCCCTTCCCGTCCTGCACAGCAAATGAGAGAACTTGTACACAAATATGGGCAAAACGTAACACCTGTATCTTCAGTAAATTGGCAGGACAAATTTAGGGGGTCAATTCAACCCTGGAATGATGACGACGACGATATACCTGAATGGCAACCTAATATGAACCAGAACCAGTTTACTCCCCAACAGACAGTGCATAATTTTCATCCTAGACCTCACATTATGAATCAACCATTTGTGGGTCTGCCGCAGCAACCAATTATGCCAACACAATATCTGCAACCCCCAGCGAATGTGGCACATGGCCAACGAAATTTTGTCCCTCAATGGGTTCCTTCTATCCAGGGCAATACAAACATACAACCAAACAGTGCACCACCTTATGGAACACCCCCACAAGGAACTCCGTGGTCTCATCATGTTTCTAGAAGTAGAGGACTTTAG